One Bacteroidales bacterium DNA segment encodes these proteins:
- the hisC gene encoding histidinol-phosphate transaminase: MKELKTLVRKNIYSLKPYSSARNEFKGEASIFIDANENPYDTPYNRYPDPLQLQVKDKISKLKGVAVENIFLGVGSDEPIDLLYRIFCEPQTDNVVSLEPTYGMYSVCADINNVEYRKVSLKADYQFSAEDLLSATDENSKIIWLCSPNNPTGNALNPIEVEKVLQNFQGIVVLDEAYIDFSSQPSYLQKLKEYPNMVVLQTFSKAWGSAGVRLGMAFASPDIISIFNKVKYPYNVNILTQRYAIKLLDNFASVEKKVNEILKNRDKLVKSLSKVKCITEIYPTDANFVLVKTTDADAIYNYLINKGIVARNRNGITLCDNCIRITVGTAVENKQVISALKSYKK; this comes from the coding sequence ATGAAAGAACTAAAAACATTAGTACGCAAGAATATATATAGTTTAAAGCCCTATTCATCTGCACGAAACGAGTTTAAGGGAGAGGCTTCAATATTTATCGATGCCAACGAAAATCCATACGATACACCATATAACAGATACCCCGATCCATTACAACTGCAAGTAAAGGATAAGATCTCAAAATTAAAAGGAGTAGCAGTTGAAAATATATTCTTGGGAGTAGGAAGTGACGAGCCAATCGATTTGTTATATCGTATCTTTTGTGAGCCACAAACCGACAATGTAGTATCACTTGAACCAACTTACGGAATGTATTCAGTATGTGCCGATATAAACAACGTAGAGTATCGCAAAGTATCACTAAAAGCAGACTATCAATTTAGTGCTGAAGATTTACTATCAGCCACCGATGAAAATAGCAAGATAATATGGCTATGCTCTCCAAACAATCCAACAGGAAATGCACTAAACCCAATAGAGGTAGAAAAAGTATTGCAAAACTTTCAAGGTATAGTAGTATTAGATGAAGCGTACATCGATTTCTCATCGCAACCATCCTATCTGCAAAAACTAAAAGAGTACCCCAATATGGTTGTGTTACAAACATTCTCAAAAGCGTGGGGCAGTGCAGGAGTACGTTTGGGAATGGCATTTGCATCACCCGATATAATATCAATATTCAACAAAGTAAAATACCCATATAACGTAAACATATTAACACAACGTTATGCCATAAAATTGTTGGATAATTTTGCATCAGTTGAAAAAAAGGTAAACGAGATACTTAAGAACAGAGATAAACTTGTAAAATCACTCTCAAAAGTAAAGTGTATAACAGAGATATACCCAACCGATGCAAACTTTGTGCTCGTAAAAACAACCGATGCCGATGCAATATACAACTATCTTATAAATAAAGGAATAGTAGCCCGTAATCGTAATGGAATAACCTTATGCGATAACTGTATAAGAATAACAGTCGGGACAGCCGTAGAGAACAAGCAAGTAATATCGGCATTAAAATCATACAAAAAATAG
- the hisB gene encoding bifunctional histidinol-phosphatase/imidazoleglycerol-phosphate dehydratase HisB: MKKALFIDRDGTLVVEPPVDYQLDSLEKLEFMPKVFRNLSLIRERLDYEFVIVSNQDGLGTDSFPTETFLPPQNKMLQAFKNEGVEFEDILIDPSFPHENKPTRKPGTGMMGKYMTGEYNLAESYVIGDRVTDVMLAKNLGAKAILLAPTKEEGEVKLKEKNLEEVCSLVATSWDQISAYLIAGERVVEVSRKTSETDIYVKINLDGTGKSSVSTGLSFFDHMLDQLGRHSGMDVTIVTKGDLNVDEHHTIEDTGIAIGEALRKALGDKRGINRYGFYLPMDDSLCSVALDFGGRAWLVWNAEFKREYVGDMPTEMFMHFFKSLSDSAAMNLNIKAEGVNEHHKIEGIFKAFARAIKMAITRDVLNGVIPSSKGVI; encoded by the coding sequence ATGAAGAAAGCACTATTCATTGATCGCGACGGAACATTAGTAGTAGAGCCACCCGTTGATTATCAATTAGACTCGCTCGAGAAACTTGAGTTTATGCCCAAAGTATTTCGTAATCTGTCGTTAATCAGAGAACGATTAGATTATGAATTTGTAATAGTCTCAAACCAAGACGGATTAGGAACAGACTCATTCCCAACAGAAACATTCCTGCCCCCACAAAATAAAATGTTACAAGCATTTAAAAATGAAGGAGTAGAGTTTGAAGATATATTAATAGACCCCTCGTTCCCACATGAAAACAAACCAACCCGAAAACCCGGAACAGGAATGATGGGAAAATATATGACAGGAGAGTACAACCTTGCTGAGTCTTATGTAATAGGTGATAGAGTAACAGATGTAATGCTTGCCAAAAATCTTGGAGCAAAAGCAATACTATTAGCACCAACAAAAGAGGAGGGAGAAGTAAAACTAAAAGAGAAAAATCTCGAGGAGGTATGTTCACTTGTAGCAACATCGTGGGATCAAATATCAGCCTACCTGATAGCAGGAGAGCGAGTAGTAGAAGTCTCTCGAAAAACATCTGAAACAGACATATATGTAAAGATAAATCTTGATGGAACAGGCAAGAGTAGTGTATCAACAGGACTATCATTCTTTGACCATATGCTCGACCAACTCGGACGCCATTCAGGAATGGATGTAACCATAGTTACAAAAGGAGATTTGAATGTAGATGAACACCACACAATTGAAGATACAGGAATAGCAATAGGAGAGGCACTTCGCAAAGCACTTGGCGATAAACGAGGAATAAACCGCTATGGCTTTTATCTCCCAATGGACGACTCATTATGTAGTGTAGCCCTCGATTTTGGCGGACGTGCTTGGCTAGTATGGAATGCCGAATTTAAACGCGAGTATGTAGGGGATATGCCAACCGAGATGTTTATGCACTTCTTCAAATCCTTGTCCGATTCAGCCGCAATGAACCTCAACATAAAAGCCGAAGGAGTAAACGAACATCACAAAATAGAGGGAATCTTCAAAGCCTTTGCACGAGCAATAAAAATGGCAATCACTCGTGATGTATTAAACGGAGTAATCCCCTCATCAAAAGGAGTGATTTAG
- a CDS encoding agmatine deiminase family protein: protein MSNYILPPEWAEQSGVQLTWPHADTDWNYMLNEVTECYINVAREIAKREKLIIVTPHIEEVKKIISNVVNMDNVTLVECNSNDTWARDHAGITVIDNETGNYVITDFGFNGWGQKFEASLDNQITFNCYKKELFNADYRNMNDFILEGGSIEVDGNGSLMTTTHCLMSKFRNPQYNREEIEDILKESFGVNNIVWIDNGYLAGDDTDSHIDTLARYCPNNTIAYVKCNNSDDEHYTELKAMEEELINAKNNDGQPYNLIALPMADEIIFDGERLPASYANFLIMNNTVLMPTYNQPENDKAAIEAISKAFIGYEVVGIDCVALIKQHGSLHCITMQYPKGVV from the coding sequence ATGTCAAATTATATACTACCCCCAGAATGGGCAGAGCAAAGCGGTGTTCAACTTACATGGCCTCACGCCGATACCGATTGGAACTATATGCTTAATGAGGTTACAGAGTGTTATATTAATGTGGCTCGCGAAATTGCAAAACGCGAGAAACTGATAATAGTAACACCCCATATAGAAGAAGTAAAAAAAATTATATCTAATGTTGTAAATATGGATAATGTTACACTTGTGGAGTGTAATAGCAACGATACTTGGGCTCGCGACCATGCTGGTATTACAGTTATTGATAACGAAACAGGGAACTATGTTATAACCGATTTTGGGTTTAATGGCTGGGGTCAAAAGTTTGAGGCATCTTTAGATAACCAAATAACATTTAACTGTTACAAAAAAGAGTTATTCAATGCCGATTACAGAAATATGAACGACTTTATATTAGAGGGTGGTTCTATTGAGGTTGATGGTAATGGCTCGTTAATGACTACCACACATTGCTTAATGTCAAAATTCCGGAACCCTCAGTACAACAGAGAGGAGATTGAGGATATACTAAAAGAGAGTTTTGGTGTAAACAATATAGTTTGGATTGATAATGGTTATTTGGCAGGTGATGACACCGACAGCCATATTGATACCCTTGCAAGATATTGCCCTAACAACACCATTGCATACGTTAAGTGCAACAACTCTGATGATGAACATTATACCGAATTAAAGGCTATGGAAGAGGAGTTGATAAATGCCAAAAACAATGACGGACAACCTTATAATTTAATTGCATTACCTATGGCTGATGAAATTATTTTTGATGGAGAAAGACTCCCTGCTTCGTATGCAAACTTTTTAATAATGAACAACACTGTTCTTATGCCAACATATAACCAACCAGAGAATGACAAAGCGGCTATTGAGGCAATTTCAAAGGCATTCATAGGTTACGAAGTTGTTGGCATTGATTGCGTTGCTCTAATTAAACAACATGGCTCATTGCATTGCATTACTATGCAGTATCCTAAAGGGGTGGTGTAA